A single Triticum dicoccoides isolate Atlit2015 ecotype Zavitan chromosome 2A, WEW_v2.0, whole genome shotgun sequence DNA region contains:
- the LOC119353827 gene encoding DNA mismatch repair protein MSH4-like isoform X2, with amino-acid sequence MEEGAAGVGGGVGGGGVAGAVAGDRSSFVIGLIENRAKEVGVAAFDLRSASLHLSQYIETSCSYHNTKTLLHFYDPNTVIVPPNKTAADGMVGVSELVDKNYQASKKVTMARGCFDDTKGAVMVKNLSARDPSALGLDTYCKQYYLCLAAASATIKWIESEKGVIITNHSLSVTFNGSFDHMNIDSTSVQTLEIIDPLHTELWGTSNKKKSLFQMLKTTKTTGGSRLLRANLLQPLKDIQTINARLDCLDELVSNEELFFGLTQGLRKFPKESDKVLCHFCFKPKKVTDEVLKPANGRKSQLLISDIIVLKTALDAIPFLSKVLKGANSFLLQNIYQTICENPKYGSMRKRIGEVIDEDVIHSRAPFVACTQQCFAIKPGIDGLLDVARRSFCDTSEAIHNLATKYREEFTLPNLKIPYNNRLGFYFIIPQRDITEKLPNKFIQVVRHGKNVHCSSFELASLNVRNKSAAAECFLRTELCLEGLISEIREDIRILTMLAEVLCLLDMIVNSFAYTISTKPVDRYTRPEFTGDGPMAINAGRHPILECLHTDFVPNNIFLSEASNMVLVMGPNMSGKSTYLQQICLIVILAQVGCYVPAQFASLRVVDRIFTRIGTGDNVENNSSTFMTEMKETAFIMQNVSSRSLVVVDELGRATSSSDGLAIAWSCCEHLLSLKGYTVFATHMEGLSELATMYPNVKILHFEVDLRNGRLDFKFRLKDGVRRVPHYGLLLARVAGLPASVIDTATSITSRITEQEMVRMDANCVQYQPLRMAYQAVQRLICLKYSNQGDDYIREALQDLKESYAAGNLI; translated from the exons ATGGAGGAGGGCGCTGCCGGAGTAGGAGgaggggttgggggcggcggcgtcgccggcgcCGTCGCCGGCGATCGATCGAGCTTCGTGATCGGCCTCATCGAGAACCGAGCCAAGGAG GTTGGTGTTGCGGCATTTGATTTGAGATCAGCCTCACTGCACCTATCTCAGTATATCGAGACGAGCTGTTCATACCATAATACGAAGACACTACTGCATTTCTATGATCCGAATACTGTAATTGTGCCCCCAAATAAAACCGCGGCAGATGGTATGGTTGGGGTTTCAGAGCTGGTTGATAAAAATTACCAAGCAAGCAAAAAG GTCACAATGGCACGTGGTTGCTTTGATGATACCAAG GGGGCGGTTATGGTAAAAAATCTGTCGGCTAGAGACCCATCTGCACTTGGTTTGGATACTTACTGCAAGCAGTACTATCTTTGTCTTGCTGCGGCCTCTGCAACAATTAAGTG GATAGAATCAGAAAAAGGTGTAATTATTACTAACCATTCACTATCA GTTACATTCAACGGCTCATTTGACCATATGAACATCGATTCAACTAG TGTTCAAACATTAGAAATAATTGACCCTCTCCATACTGAACTGTGGGGTACTAGCAACAAAAAGAAAAGTCTCTTTCAGATGTTGAAGACTACAAAGACTACGGGAGG GTCTAGACTACTGAGAGCCAACTTATTACAGCCACTAAAAGATATTCAAACTATCAATGCTCGGCTTGACTGCTTG GATGAGCTAGTGAGCAACGAGGAACTATTCTTTGGCTTGACACAAGGTCTCCGTAAATTTCCAAAAGAATCAG ATAAGGTTCTCTGTCACTTTTGCTTCAAACCCAAAAAGGTCACAGATGAGGTACTGAAGCCTGCCAATGGTCGGAAGAGCCAATTGTTGATATCTGACATTATTGTTCTAAAAACTGCTCTGGATGCAATACCATTCCTCTCCAAG GTTCTGAAGGGGGCGAACAGTTTTCTTCTTCAGAACATTTATCAGACCATATGTGAAAACCCAAAGTATGGGAGCATGAGAAAGAG AATCGGAGAAGTGATTGATGAAGATGTTATTCATTCAAGGGCTCCTTTTGTAGCCTGCACTCAGCAATGTTTCGCTATTAAGCCAGGGATTGATGGCCTACTTGATGTTGCTCGTCGATCCTTCTGCGATACAAGCGAAG CCATACATAACCTTGCCACCAAGTACAGAGAGGAGTTTACTCTGCCAAATTTGAAGATACCGTATAACAATAGACTGGGGTTTTACTTTATTATACCCCAGAGGGATATTACTGAAAAGCTTCCTAATAAATTTATCCAG GTTGTTAGGCATGGGAAGAATGTCCATTGCTCAAGCTTTGAGCTAGCTTCG CTAAATGTTAGGAACAAGTCGGCTGCTGCTGAGTGCTTCTTGCGCACTGAACTCTGTTTAGAAG GACTTATTAGTGAGATCAGAGAAGACATTCGTATCTTAACAATGCTCGCAGAAGTATTATGTCTTTTGGACATGATTGTAAATTCTTTTGCCTATACAATATCTACAAAGCCTGTTGATCGGTACACTAGACCGGAGTTCACAG GTGATGGTCCAATGGCAATCAATGCTGGACGGCATCCTATTCTGGAGTGCTTACATACTGATTTTGTT CCAAATAATATCTTCCTTTCCGAAGCATCGAATATGGTTCTTGTCATGGGGCCAAACAT GAGTGGAAAAAGTACATATCTTCAACAGATTTGTCTAATAGTTATTCTTGCGCAAGTCGGCTGTTATGTCCCAGCTCAATTTGCATCACTGAGAGTGGTTGATCGTATATTTACACGCATAGGCACTGGAGATAATGTTGAAAACAACTCGAGCACG TTTATGACAGAAATGAAAGAGACAGCTTTCATCATGCAAAATGTTTCTTCAAG GAGCTTGGTTGTAGTGGATGAGCTTGGAAGAGCTACTTCTTCCTCTGATGGGTTGGCAATTGCATGGAGCTGCTGCGAGCACCTGCTATCCCTCAAAGG GTACACTGTGTTTGCGACACACATGGAGGGCTTGTCAGAGCTCGCAACAATGTATCCAAATGTGAAGATCCTCCATTTCGAGGTTGACTTGAGGAATGGTCGCTTGGATTTCAAG TTCCGGCTGAAGGATGGTGTCCGACGGGTACCGCACTATGGGCTTCTGCTAGCCAGAGTGGCCGGCCTCCCTGCTTCAGTGATCGACACCGCGACCAGCATC
- the LOC119353827 gene encoding DNA mismatch repair protein MSH4-like isoform X1, with protein sequence MEEGAAGVGGGVGGGGVAGAVAGDRSSFVIGLIENRAKEVGVAAFDLRSASLHLSQYIETSCSYHNTKTLLHFYDPNTVIVPPNKTAADGMVGVSELVDKNYQASKKVTMARGCFDDTKGAVMVKNLSARDPSALGLDTYCKQYYLCLAAASATIKWIESEKGVIITNHSLSVTFNGSFDHMNIDSTSVQTLEIIDPLHTELWGTSNKKKSLFQMLKTTKTTGGSRLLRANLLQPLKDIQTINARLDCLDELVSNEELFFGLTQGLRKFPKESDKVLCHFCFKPKKVTDEVLKPANGRKSQLLISDIIVLKTALDAIPFLSKVLKGANSFLLQNIYQTICENPKYGSMRKRIGEVIDEDVIHSRAPFVACTQQCFAIKPGIDGLLDVARRSFCDTSEAIHNLATKYREEFTLPNLKIPYNNRLGFYFIIPQRDITEKLPNKFIQVVRHGKNVHCSSFELASLNVRNKSAAAECFLRTELCLEGLISEIREDIRILTMLAEVLCLLDMIVNSFAYTISTKPVDRYTRPEFTAGDGPMAINAGRHPILECLHTDFVPNNIFLSEASNMVLVMGPNMSGKSTYLQQICLIVILAQVGCYVPAQFASLRVVDRIFTRIGTGDNVENNSSTFMTEMKETAFIMQNVSSRSLVVVDELGRATSSSDGLAIAWSCCEHLLSLKGYTVFATHMEGLSELATMYPNVKILHFEVDLRNGRLDFKFRLKDGVRRVPHYGLLLARVAGLPASVIDTATSITSRITEQEMVRMDANCVQYQPLRMAYQAVQRLICLKYSNQGDDYIREALQDLKESYAAGNLI encoded by the exons ATGGAGGAGGGCGCTGCCGGAGTAGGAGgaggggttgggggcggcggcgtcgccggcgcCGTCGCCGGCGATCGATCGAGCTTCGTGATCGGCCTCATCGAGAACCGAGCCAAGGAG GTTGGTGTTGCGGCATTTGATTTGAGATCAGCCTCACTGCACCTATCTCAGTATATCGAGACGAGCTGTTCATACCATAATACGAAGACACTACTGCATTTCTATGATCCGAATACTGTAATTGTGCCCCCAAATAAAACCGCGGCAGATGGTATGGTTGGGGTTTCAGAGCTGGTTGATAAAAATTACCAAGCAAGCAAAAAG GTCACAATGGCACGTGGTTGCTTTGATGATACCAAG GGGGCGGTTATGGTAAAAAATCTGTCGGCTAGAGACCCATCTGCACTTGGTTTGGATACTTACTGCAAGCAGTACTATCTTTGTCTTGCTGCGGCCTCTGCAACAATTAAGTG GATAGAATCAGAAAAAGGTGTAATTATTACTAACCATTCACTATCA GTTACATTCAACGGCTCATTTGACCATATGAACATCGATTCAACTAG TGTTCAAACATTAGAAATAATTGACCCTCTCCATACTGAACTGTGGGGTACTAGCAACAAAAAGAAAAGTCTCTTTCAGATGTTGAAGACTACAAAGACTACGGGAGG GTCTAGACTACTGAGAGCCAACTTATTACAGCCACTAAAAGATATTCAAACTATCAATGCTCGGCTTGACTGCTTG GATGAGCTAGTGAGCAACGAGGAACTATTCTTTGGCTTGACACAAGGTCTCCGTAAATTTCCAAAAGAATCAG ATAAGGTTCTCTGTCACTTTTGCTTCAAACCCAAAAAGGTCACAGATGAGGTACTGAAGCCTGCCAATGGTCGGAAGAGCCAATTGTTGATATCTGACATTATTGTTCTAAAAACTGCTCTGGATGCAATACCATTCCTCTCCAAG GTTCTGAAGGGGGCGAACAGTTTTCTTCTTCAGAACATTTATCAGACCATATGTGAAAACCCAAAGTATGGGAGCATGAGAAAGAG AATCGGAGAAGTGATTGATGAAGATGTTATTCATTCAAGGGCTCCTTTTGTAGCCTGCACTCAGCAATGTTTCGCTATTAAGCCAGGGATTGATGGCCTACTTGATGTTGCTCGTCGATCCTTCTGCGATACAAGCGAAG CCATACATAACCTTGCCACCAAGTACAGAGAGGAGTTTACTCTGCCAAATTTGAAGATACCGTATAACAATAGACTGGGGTTTTACTTTATTATACCCCAGAGGGATATTACTGAAAAGCTTCCTAATAAATTTATCCAG GTTGTTAGGCATGGGAAGAATGTCCATTGCTCAAGCTTTGAGCTAGCTTCG CTAAATGTTAGGAACAAGTCGGCTGCTGCTGAGTGCTTCTTGCGCACTGAACTCTGTTTAGAAG GACTTATTAGTGAGATCAGAGAAGACATTCGTATCTTAACAATGCTCGCAGAAGTATTATGTCTTTTGGACATGATTGTAAATTCTTTTGCCTATACAATATCTACAAAGCCTGTTGATCGGTACACTAGACCGGAGTTCACAG CAGGTGATGGTCCAATGGCAATCAATGCTGGACGGCATCCTATTCTGGAGTGCTTACATACTGATTTTGTT CCAAATAATATCTTCCTTTCCGAAGCATCGAATATGGTTCTTGTCATGGGGCCAAACAT GAGTGGAAAAAGTACATATCTTCAACAGATTTGTCTAATAGTTATTCTTGCGCAAGTCGGCTGTTATGTCCCAGCTCAATTTGCATCACTGAGAGTGGTTGATCGTATATTTACACGCATAGGCACTGGAGATAATGTTGAAAACAACTCGAGCACG TTTATGACAGAAATGAAAGAGACAGCTTTCATCATGCAAAATGTTTCTTCAAG GAGCTTGGTTGTAGTGGATGAGCTTGGAAGAGCTACTTCTTCCTCTGATGGGTTGGCAATTGCATGGAGCTGCTGCGAGCACCTGCTATCCCTCAAAGG GTACACTGTGTTTGCGACACACATGGAGGGCTTGTCAGAGCTCGCAACAATGTATCCAAATGTGAAGATCCTCCATTTCGAGGTTGACTTGAGGAATGGTCGCTTGGATTTCAAG TTCCGGCTGAAGGATGGTGTCCGACGGGTACCGCACTATGGGCTTCTGCTAGCCAGAGTGGCCGGCCTCCCTGCTTCAGTGATCGACACCGCGACCAGCATC